The following is a genomic window from Elaeis guineensis isolate ETL-2024a chromosome 10, EG11, whole genome shotgun sequence.
CTCATATCATGCAACAATTTGCAATGTAAGTTGGATTCCAATGTGGCAAGTTTGGGTTCAACCCAAAGCATCTCAACAACCTATATACTTGGTTATGGCTAGTAAAATTTTGGTCCAATATTAGCTCCACTTAACCCAATATAGGTTGAAATCCTAGATCCCAAATTTATACAGGTTAGGTATGGGTCACACCGGGTATAATATTTAAGCTAATATAAAATGCTAAGGGATATAAACATCAGTTTGTAATGCTAAGTACAACCTCACAATCATGATTACTTGAAGCCTAAAGTGTAGTAGACCCATTCGAATTAATTTAtgttaaaataattcaaaactaTGATGCAGCACACTGCAGCAAGAAAGTTTTGTAGCATCTATTCCACAAACCATGGTTTCTTTATGGCTAGCATACAGTAATCTTCAAATAGAGGAAGAAAGCAGTacaagtatatatatattttttggccCCTTCTTTAGGTTGGCTGTTATTGTTTACTCTTATCTTCCTGCCAACCACCATCCAGCTTGTTTAGTTGCGTGGTACCTGCTTAGGTTCACTTCAAAGCTCTCCCATCCAACAGGAGGACCACTGGACAATACGCCACCGAATTGCACAGGAGCTCCAAGAAGAGCCCCATTTACAATTCCCTCCGTTCGTTGGCTGATATATATAGTTACTCCTAAACATAGTTTGTCGTACAGTCCGGTatactattttatatcatatagATAGTTGGTATGTCTCACTGTCTCGTTCCATATCACATACCAACACTATAATTGGATGATAGAGATGGTAAATTTTGCCCTTAAATGTaacaaatttattcaaaaaaaatcatctattttGTTTCTAAATTAACATCAAAGATAATGAATTGAAATCCATCCAGGCAGGAGTTCTTTCCCTCCTATTCCTTAAAAAATGCAAAACCATCATTTGTAATGGTAACGAGATATAACTTAAAACCTAAATGGTCCATCTGAGGGGTGGGCGGTATTCAAAATTTTCTTGTTGCTTCAAACAAAATATTTTGGCGACTTTTAACTGTTAAGAGTCCAATGGCATATCTTTTCCATGAGTACGTACTCCCAAATTTTGGGCAAAGATCATGAATACGGAAAGAggaaatgggaaaaaaataaGGAATAGTTTAAAGATATGAGATTAAGATGGACATGTCGtaactaaaaataatttttttgaggaatTAAAATAATAACTACAAGCTATGGATAGAAGTTTGACATGCATGCAAAATGTAAAGAAGATCCATTTTTCTTTGTCAATTATTCACCTCCCATGGTGCGCAGGGTGATGATAGTGATGGCAAGACAAGGGTGTCAAGGTTAGGTGGTTGCAAATAAGGCATATGTGCTGAAATGACCATGCTAATGAGGTGTTACCAAAATAATGTTATTGGTGTTGGTGATGTTGAGACAACGGAGGATAGTGACAATAGAGGTACCATCCAATGATGAAATAGATAAGAGCAATAATATTAGATGTAGATATTGGCAATCATTTCAGCCATACTAAGTGGACAAGTATATCATTTAAGATATACTTGCCAGGAGTAACAGATCATTTATGTCGCATCCTAATGCTTttcatacaaaaataaaaaacaattGGTAAGCCTAATATTGATATCATCATTATAGTTATAAGGTCTAAAATACATAATTAAATATCTTGATGTGCAATACTAAAATTATCAAAATGACTATGAATCAAAATTTCAAGCTAATAAATTTTTCCCTGAAAGTTACTTGGATGTTTGTATTATCTACTAGTCTTGCAAGCAACTTAAACGCTTCCTTGTAACTATACCTGCTCCAAATGCCATAATGTTATCTCAACTATATCCAAAAAAAGAACAATACATTTGTAGTTTTTCATAAATCAGGTTTCCCTTGCTTTGGAAGTTGGCTAACATGATGCACGGCCTTGTTAGCAACCAAACTGAGCTGGGCTTTATGTGGGATAAACTTTTATTATTTAGCACCAAATGTTCTAGACTTCATGTTTAACAAACATATGTTTAATTCCAGCACCTTCATCCCCTTCACCAGCTCCTTTATAATGCTATACCCACAAAACAAAAAGGTTCCTTTCTAATGATTTCCCTCCCCCACTCcccaaaaaaagaaacaaaacaaattATTGGCTTCATGTTAGAGAAACATATCCTTGGAACAATTATCCACCACCTAAAGCTTGGAAGAAAACAAGGTACTCCACATTTCTTTTCTCAATTATTTTTCTGCAGGGTACCATTCAAAGCCCACATGACCTAACTGCGCCACCTTTGACAAAATTTCTTCGTCTTAATGTACTTGGGACACCAACTTTATTTTGGCCGGCCCCATCTCTGTAGATCTCAGTTTGCCATGGGTACCTTGGCTAATGAGAAGTAGCTCAAATGTCGCCCTCTTGGCATGGCACACTCCTTTAATAGGCATTGGTTGTGTGACTCAGTGATCATCCAAGGACTTAAGGTGAGTCTTGTTAGTTTCAAAATTCAACTAAGTTACACGCTGTCGAGATCATCTGCCATGCATTCCATTGCGGATTGTAGTTGTCCTTGTGACACTTCTGGTCATTGACATGTTTTGACATGTAGGCCTTTTATTTTCTTCAGAAAAGACACGTAGTTCTTCTCCATTATTACACCAGATGTGTAGCTGTTGAAACTTATATGAGAAAGTTTGATGAGATTCGTGGAGGCAAGGAACATGATGCTAATATCTTGATCACTACTAAACCTCACTTCTCCATGCCAACGATCAAACATGTGTTTACATATAATTAGAGGAATCCAACAATCAGGCCTTACTGTATTGGTTTGTAATGCCACAATTGAGTCAAGATGAagaacatatacatatacatatacatatacatatatacatacatacatatatatttgtcTCGTGAAATTACTGGTTCGAACACTTACACATCAATCTAcatttgatttaggtccaattggTGTAAATACTTTTCCATTTAGGTTAGCTTTATGGCTAAATTACCGCCAACTAAAATGAAACTACACTTTCCAGTTATGAATGCAGGCATGACCTAAGATTCTAGGAATTTGATGAAGGCCGGATCATCTAGTTCAACCTAATTCCGGCCGGAACCATTCAATTCATTAAGTGAATGATGACTATAAATGTGGCTACGAATGAAGGAATGTGGAATCCTTTGATCTAGATGGTCCACATAGGTAGACATTGCGGACATGGTTTTGGACTTATGGAGCCCTCAGACTAGTCCAAATAGTTTGATTTGTTGCCCCAAAAGTTATCCACTAATCAACTCTTCAAATATTTTTGTCCAAACAATTTTTTCTCAAAACTCAACTCTTGAAATGTAAGGCCTTACAGTGTGAATCACAAGCCGGATTACATGTTGACCTGCTGGAGCTATCCAGGGTTCTACTCGGTCAAACCACGTTATGTGAGCCTGCCCACATTGGCTGCCCTTCCCGTGGTTCCCGTGTCTCGCAGCCATCTCCACACCGGTTCCCCCTGTGGTGACCAAACGCGTCAAGGCGGCTTTCCGAGACGAAAAGCTGCgcgtgtttatttatttatttatttatttggtcCCATACGCCACAACTTTTGCGTGGCAAAGACGGAACGTTAGAATTAGAATCCAAGTAGTTTGGTTCCAAAATGCTCCTCGTCTTCTCCAGGTCAATTTTTTCCTTCCGCAAATTATAATACAACTCTAAAGATCAgcacttttttctcctttttttttaaaaaaaaagggaagtAGAAATCAGGACATTTGTTGAAAGAAAGTGTTGGATGGGCAGACCAAAGAGATGGAACTTGGAAGGGTACTAAGGTCATTCCTCCTTTTCTAGAAGGCCCATGGGTTCATGTCATCATGCATCACCCACTTACAAACAAGCCACTGGGGTTCAACCCATCCCCCAGGTTAACCCCCCTCGGTCCTAATGTTTCAAAGTTTTAGAACTATCTAGAGTACTCCCTTTGAATCCCATCCTTAAATTCCCCCCCAATCTCCCCCACCACCTTTCCCCCATCGCCCTCTTATGcccctctctccctcctctcctACTGCTCCATCTCCCTCTCCCTTTCCCTCAGCTCTCTCAATCTCCCTCATGTCTCCATAAATCTTGCACCAAACTCCAAGAAAGATCCCATCCCTTGGCTTTCTCTCAATCAATACCTTCAACTCAACTCAAAACTCCCTCTCTCTCAACTAACAGCTTCACCTTGTTTCTAGCCAAATCCAGGTAGCCAACCAGAAGACTTGGTCGTTGATAACCATGGGCACTTTGGTAGGCCATGTAGCCCCTGGCTTTGGGTTCCTAGTGATTGGTCTCTGGCACCTCATCAACCACATCAAACTCCACTCCCTCCACCCCAACTCCTATGTTGCACCCCCATGGTTCCCCACCCCAATCCTCCGATACCTCGAGCTCATCCTGATAATACTCGGCAGCCTCGCCTCCATCTCCATGGAGCTCATCATCGGCCCGGAGACCCATCAGCCCTTCGACACCGACGGCACCATCCCTTCCAACCACCTCCACAACTTCGAGCACGCCTCCATCTCCCTCACCTTCCTCATCTACGCCGCCTTCGCCATCGCCTTCGACCGCATCAAGCTGAGGCAGCGCGCCAGCATGACGCAGCTCCTTGGCGCCGTCGCCTTCGGCCAACAGCTCCTCCTGTTCCATCTCCACTCCGCCGACCACATGGGCGTCGAAGGCCAATACCATTGTCTCCTCCAGATCGTGATCGCCCTCTCGCTGGCCACCACTCTGATCGGGATTTGGCTGCCGAGGAGCTTCATGGTGAGCTTCGTGAGGTCGATGAGCATCGCCTTCCAAGGTGTTTGGTTCATTGTCATGGGCTTCATGCTGTGGACTCCGAGCTTAATTCCCAAGGGATGCTTCATTAACTCGGAGGACGGGCACCAAGTGGTGAGATGCCACAGCGACGAGGCCCTCCACCGGGCCAAGTCTCTTGTGAACATCCAGTTCAGCTGGTACGTGGCAGCCATGGCAGTGTTCTCTATGCTGCTCTACTTGTTCTTGACCAAGAGGTACCCGGAGGCGCCGGAGTACCTGCCGTTGGTGAAGGAGGGTGGTCAAGAGGATGATGAGGACTTGGAATCCCAGAAGAGGCTTGGGGAGTCTGACAGCTTTGTTCATATGGGGAAGGGGATTGGAGCCATGGAGCTTGAGAGATAAGTGAAAGAAAGggtcatttttctttctttttcatcacccagccttctctctcttttttttctatttgtttaTTTTGTCTTCAAAGGGTTAATGAGATGGAAAGATGTAGCTGGTGGAAGCATAGGGGGGATTCTTTTCTTGGTTGGATGTATAGCAAGTGGCGTTTATATTTGGTCCTTTTCTCCTTTATAAAGTGACAGATGGAAGGTGGGTTTTATGTTCTGCGTTCTTGGTAGGGACCTTAATTTAAACGAGTGTATCAACTTTCTAGGACGCTTGCAGCTGTAACTATGTGAAATCAATACCTGGGCTGTGAGTGGAAGCTGTGAATGGCAGTGGATATAAGGAGGTACAACCAATTGGTGATACGGCTTTGTGTTGGGCTAAACATATTATATAATTGTCCCATGTCTCGCATGTTGCTATATATGACCTCCTTGTGCTAGACAATACGGGGAAGTTTGAGAAGCTCAGTTGGACCCCACCTTATCCACCtactcaaccaaaaaaaaaaaaaaaaaaaagggaaaggttGTGCTTCAACCatcccaaaaatattttgatatacaACTCGAGAACATTAACGTTCACTCAAGCTAGGAGGAGAGAGATGCCACCAGCTAAACGGGGATTTTGTACCACCCCTATATATTTTTACCAATGTTTTAGCTCCTAGAGCAAGGCAAAGGACTCTATACATTGTTGACATGTCCGTAAATGACAAGTTGAGAATAAACCAATGGGATGGGCTTAATTGACAAAGaccatcaaaatcaataatagaCACCACGCAACATTTGCAGTATTTTAGGTCCTCTCGTTGTGGATGATGATTGTGGTTGCAAGGTAATTCCAAATGGACCAACCAACCAAAGTCACTACTTGACTTTGCTTAACTAATTTGAGTTGCAATCTCTCAGGAGAAAGGGAGCACTAAAAACTACAGGTATTGTTTGTGAAATCCATCTtcacatcaaaaataaataatccattaaaaaggtttttttttttttttggtaaagcatTGAAAAGGGTTTACAAGTCATCAAGCAATGCTAGCCAGACCCAAAATGTAGCAGGCTAAATTTGCTATGACATGGACATCCAACTAGATAATTTAAATTAAGCAACACATTTTGGGATTACAGAGAATACCTCTTCTTCCTCCCCAATCCCAAGCCATCAGTAATGGATGCTCTCTATCTTAATCCCCCCTTAGCCTCACCTTGCTCCCAACCTTCCTCGGGATATGCCATTGCCACCAAGCACCTGGCCACATGCCGTCACAAtttcttattttaaaatttttaataatatttaaaattttttaaatgttTAGGTTGTTAGAGATCATGTAACAGTCCATAATATTTTGGATCAacctatattatttattttttaagataaataaataaatatttattctacATGTGCATGTCACGTCGAAATGCGGAAGCGAATCTAATAGTATACAGTGTGCACGAGGAGTGCACGACACCCAACCTAATAACCGAGGTGTTTGGTCCACATAGTCAGTTCCATGCAGCCTGTCCCATATTGGGGTTTAACTAGTATTTTCCAAAGTTCCAATTCTTGTGCACTATTGCACAATTAAACAGTGCCCATGAGATCCATGTCAATTACTTGGACTGCAACATGGAAGGAACATGAGGTGGAACTTAAATGATCAAACAGTAGATCAATCTATGGCATCAAAGCCTCTGAAAATGGATGTGGAATTACCAAAGTAAATGGATGACAATTTAGATTCTAAGAGGTCTGTACACATGCATTCAGATTGAATGCATGATATCTTGACCATTCTTGCAGAAGACTATTCTGGAAGATTAAGATAACTGATGTGCATCAAAAGACACAGACTTATTAGCAAAGAATTTGGACCAGATACCATTCAAGTTCTTTAATTTCATTGTATTCTGTTGTTAAGGGATTCATCCATATGAAGACCTAAATCTAGAGCCACAAGGAAGGCTGCAGTGGGTCCTTTGCTCATGACTTTATTCAATCAAACGGTTCCCTCTTGGAAAAGGAGCCCGCCACCATTAGTCATCATCTGTTtaaggagggaggaggagaaaacgaGAGACTAAAATGCGTTCCAGTCTAGTCAATATTAGAAGTCAATACGCAAAGTTTAGTCAAATACGTTTTATGTTCTAGCTGCTTGACTAATTGGCCTAAAAGATAACTCCATCTTTTCCTTGTTGGCTAACTACCAATCCTGAGATAACTTGGGTGTAGCCCACTGGTTTGTCAAACTGCTTGGAAAATCCTTGTTCATCTTTGAAAGGTATTTGCTGGAAAGCGCAGTCTAATATTTTTGTAGCCAGAAATGCAGTTATCAGTGAATAGAGCTCATCAGAGATTCCACTGGTTGCGAGACGAGAAGGAGCTCAAAATTTAGACTATGAATTAGGTCAAGTAGCAAAATAAGCTTGGGCACAGGTAGGCTAATTAAAATCAGTATGTATCATGTCTCATACTACAAACAATGAAAATTCTTGGCGATGTTTGTCGTCCATTCAATGCATCCCAGGTAGATTTCATATGTGTCATTTCTTTCTATTATGAGCATAAAGTGATCTTATGCAAAAAGTGATGCCTGTTTATCTTGAGATCATAAATTGATCTGAGGTGCAAGTTCTCCCCATGATAGAATTAGAATTTCAGTACAAGATGGCAGTAGAGGCTGGATAGTTTGGCTTTCCCACAAGTATGAAAGAAGTAATTCATGAAATGACTAGAAAGCTGAATAACATGTAAACTTGCTTAGGGTGCTgattggttacactttttgatttttaatttttgatttttaaaaaatattttttatttttttttatatttgctattgagtaaaagtaacaaagtaaaaaatatgtttgg
Proteins encoded in this region:
- the LOC105053118 gene encoding uncharacterized protein; this translates as MGTLVGHVAPGFGFLVIGLWHLINHIKLHSLHPNSYVAPPWFPTPILRYLELILIILGSLASISMELIIGPETHQPFDTDGTIPSNHLHNFEHASISLTFLIYAAFAIAFDRIKLRQRASMTQLLGAVAFGQQLLLFHLHSADHMGVEGQYHCLLQIVIALSLATTLIGIWLPRSFMVSFVRSMSIAFQGVWFIVMGFMLWTPSLIPKGCFINSEDGHQVVRCHSDEALHRAKSLVNIQFSWYVAAMAVFSMLLYLFLTKRYPEAPEYLPLVKEGGQEDDEDLESQKRLGESDSFVHMGKGIGAMELER